One genomic region from Prunus persica cultivar Lovell chromosome G3, Prunus_persica_NCBIv2, whole genome shotgun sequence encodes:
- the LOC18784174 gene encoding protein PAF1 homolog isoform X2: MASYRPFPPQSSFGPPPNQNPLTPTPPPPPSQRGNQYNQNWGYNASSGGGGGGDGAVPAASSSYPQNYNYNHGNYGPPRTQHPHPPPQYNYPPPPPPPESSYPPPPPPQAPPVAQNKMPLQPPQAPMYYQNSQYSQYSHQPIQPLQQPPPPPPPPFSPSSSVPPPPPPPGSPPPPPPQSKDGGVDRGSHEKGAPRDVSVSGRREHGHLNHGVPQKQHKPPVPSMPVKKANGPPGRVETEEERRLRKKREFEKQRQEEKHRQQLKDSQNSVLQKTQMLSSGKGHGSIAGSRMGERRATPFLSGERTENRLKKPTTFVCKLKFRNELPDPSAQPKLMSLKKDKDQYTKYTITSLEKTYKPKLFVEPDLGIPLDLLDLSVYNPPSVRPPLALEDEELLRDDVAATPVKNNGIRRKERPTDKGVAWLVKTQYISPLSMDSARQSLTEKQAKELREMKGGRNILDNLNDRERQIKDIEASFEACKSRPVHATNKNLYPVEILPLLPDFERYEDQFVLAAFDGAPTADSEIYSKLDQSGHDAYESRAIMKSYKVTGADPANPEKFLAYMVPSPNELSKDPYDESEDVSYSWVREYHYDVRGDDVHDPTTYLVSFDEEEARYAPLPTKLVLRKKRSKEGKTSDEVEHFPAPSRVTVRQRSTVAAIELKDSGDYSRGSVSNLKTRRFDVEDTLERPRKIARHQDIDEYSGAEDDLSD; encoded by the exons ATGGCTTCATACAGGCCTTTCCCGCCCCAATCGTCATTCGGGCCGCCGCCGAATCAAAACCCTCTTACACCAACACCACCGCCACCTCCTTCACAGAGAGGCAATCAATATAATCAGAATTGGGGATATAATGCtagtagtggtggtggtggtggtggtgatggggCTGTGCCTGCAGCTTCTTCTTCGTATCCTCAAAACTACAATTACAATCATGGTAATTACGGCCCTCCAAGAACTCAACACCCTCACCCTCCCCCACAATATAATTATCCACCACCGCCTCCGCCGCCCGAGTCTTCATACCCACCACCTCCGCCCCCTCAAGCTCCTCCAGTGGCACAAAATAAAATGCCTTTACAGCCTCCACAAGCCCCCATGTACTACCAGAATTCTCAGTATTCACAATATAGTCACCAGCCAATCCAGCCTTTACAGCAGCCGCCACCTCCACCCCCACCACCTTTTTCCCCGAGTTCCTCTGTCCCACCACCACCCCCACCCCCGGGTTCACCGCCACCACCCCCTCCACAAAGTAAGGATGGTGGGGTAGATAGAGGATCCCATGAAAAAGGGGCTCCCAGGGATGTGTCGGTGTCGGGGAGGCGTGAACATGGGCATTTGAATCATGGGGTTCCTCAAAAACAGCATAAGCCCCCTGTTCCTTCAATGCCAGTGAAGAAAGCGAATGGGCCTCCAGGGAGAGTGGAGACAGAGGAAGAGAGGagattgaggaagaagagggagTTTGAGAAGCAAAGGCAAGAAGAGAAGCATAGGCAGCAGCTGAAGGATTCCCAAAATTCAGTTTTGCAAAAGACACAGATGTTGTCTTCTGGGAAAGGACATGGGTCGATTGCGGGGTCGCGAATGGGGGAAAGGAGGGCTACTCCATTCTTGAGCGGCGAGAGGACTGAAAATAGGCTGAAGAAGCCAACCACATTTGTATGCAAGTTGAA ATTTCGGAATGAACTTCCAGATCCAAGTGCACAGCCAAAGCTTATGTCTTTGAAGAAAGACAAAGATCA ATATACAAAATACACAATAACATCGTTGGAGAAAACATACAAGCCCAAGCTTTTTGTTGAGCCAGATCTTGGGATACCTCTTGACCTGCTTGACCTCAGTGTATACAA TCCTCCAAGTGTTAGACCACCCCTTGCTTTGGAAGATGAGGAATTATTGCGGGATGACGTAGCAGCAACCCCTGTGAAAAATAATGGCATCAGAAGAAAAGAGCGGCCTACCGATAAAGGGGTTGCATGGCTGGTTAAAACGCAATATATATCTCCTCTTAGCATGGACTCTGCGAGACAG TCTTTAACTGAAAAACAAGCAAAAGAACTGCGGGAAATGAAGGGAGGTCGCAACATTTTGGACAACCTTAATGACAG GGAAAGACAAATCAAGGACATTGAGGCATCATTTGAGGCCTGCAAGTCACGCCCTGTTCATGCAACCAATAAGAATTTATACCCTGTCGAGATTCTACCTCTGTTGCCCGATTTTGAGCG GTATGAAGACCAATTTGTCCTTGCAGCATTTGATGGTGCTCCTACTGCTGATTCAGAAATCTACAGCAAATTGGACCAGTCCGGTCATGACGCTTATGAATCAAGA GCCATTATGAAAAGTTATAAGGTAACAGGCGCAGATCCAGCTAATCCAGAGAAATTTTTGGCTTACATGGTCCCTTCTCCAAATGAG CTATCAAAAGATCCGTATGATGAATCTGAAGATGTTTCTTATTCTTGGGTTCGCGAGTATCATTACGAT GTAAGAGGTGATGATGTGCATGATCCCACAACATACCTTGTTtcatttgatgaagaagaagcacgcTATGCG CCCCTTCCCACAAAGCTTGTCTTAAGGAAAAAGAGGTCCAAAGAGGGAAAAACCAGCGATGAGGTTGAACATTTTCCCGCACCTTCAAGAGTGACTGTCAGGCAGAGATCAACTGTTGCTGCAATTGAACTAAAGGATTCAGGG GATTATTCAAGGGGATCTGtgtcaaatttgaaaacaagaCGCTTTGATGTTGAGGATACCCTTGAAAGACCACGGAAGATTGCACGACATCAAGATATTGATGAATATAGTGGTGCTGAAGATGATTTATctgattaa
- the LOC18784174 gene encoding protein PAF1 homolog isoform X1 encodes MASYRPFPPQSSFGPPPNQNPLTPTPPPPPSQRGNQYNQNWGYNASSGGGGGGDGAVPAASSSYPQNYNYNHGNYGPPRTQHPHPPPQYNYPPPPPPPESSYPPPPPPQAPPVAQNKMPLQPPQAPMYYQNSQYSQYSHQPIQPLQQPPPPPPPPFSPSSSVPPPPPPPGSPPPPPPQSKDGGVDRGSHEKGAPRDVSVSGRREHGHLNHGVPQKQHKPPVPSMPVKKANGPPGRVETEEERRLRKKREFEKQRQEEKHRQQLKDSQNSVLQKTQMLSSGKGHGSIAGSRMGERRATPFLSGERTENRLKKPTTFVCKLKFRNELPDPSAQPKLMSLKKDKDQYTKYTITSLEKTYKPKLFVEPDLGIPLDLLDLSVYKSISPPSVRPPLALEDEELLRDDVAATPVKNNGIRRKERPTDKGVAWLVKTQYISPLSMDSARQSLTEKQAKELREMKGGRNILDNLNDRERQIKDIEASFEACKSRPVHATNKNLYPVEILPLLPDFERYEDQFVLAAFDGAPTADSEIYSKLDQSGHDAYESRAIMKSYKVTGADPANPEKFLAYMVPSPNELSKDPYDESEDVSYSWVREYHYDVRGDDVHDPTTYLVSFDEEEARYAPLPTKLVLRKKRSKEGKTSDEVEHFPAPSRVTVRQRSTVAAIELKDSGDYSRGSVSNLKTRRFDVEDTLERPRKIARHQDIDEYSGAEDDLSD; translated from the exons ATGGCTTCATACAGGCCTTTCCCGCCCCAATCGTCATTCGGGCCGCCGCCGAATCAAAACCCTCTTACACCAACACCACCGCCACCTCCTTCACAGAGAGGCAATCAATATAATCAGAATTGGGGATATAATGCtagtagtggtggtggtggtggtggtgatggggCTGTGCCTGCAGCTTCTTCTTCGTATCCTCAAAACTACAATTACAATCATGGTAATTACGGCCCTCCAAGAACTCAACACCCTCACCCTCCCCCACAATATAATTATCCACCACCGCCTCCGCCGCCCGAGTCTTCATACCCACCACCTCCGCCCCCTCAAGCTCCTCCAGTGGCACAAAATAAAATGCCTTTACAGCCTCCACAAGCCCCCATGTACTACCAGAATTCTCAGTATTCACAATATAGTCACCAGCCAATCCAGCCTTTACAGCAGCCGCCACCTCCACCCCCACCACCTTTTTCCCCGAGTTCCTCTGTCCCACCACCACCCCCACCCCCGGGTTCACCGCCACCACCCCCTCCACAAAGTAAGGATGGTGGGGTAGATAGAGGATCCCATGAAAAAGGGGCTCCCAGGGATGTGTCGGTGTCGGGGAGGCGTGAACATGGGCATTTGAATCATGGGGTTCCTCAAAAACAGCATAAGCCCCCTGTTCCTTCAATGCCAGTGAAGAAAGCGAATGGGCCTCCAGGGAGAGTGGAGACAGAGGAAGAGAGGagattgaggaagaagagggagTTTGAGAAGCAAAGGCAAGAAGAGAAGCATAGGCAGCAGCTGAAGGATTCCCAAAATTCAGTTTTGCAAAAGACACAGATGTTGTCTTCTGGGAAAGGACATGGGTCGATTGCGGGGTCGCGAATGGGGGAAAGGAGGGCTACTCCATTCTTGAGCGGCGAGAGGACTGAAAATAGGCTGAAGAAGCCAACCACATTTGTATGCAAGTTGAA ATTTCGGAATGAACTTCCAGATCCAAGTGCACAGCCAAAGCTTATGTCTTTGAAGAAAGACAAAGATCA ATATACAAAATACACAATAACATCGTTGGAGAAAACATACAAGCCCAAGCTTTTTGTTGAGCCAGATCTTGGGATACCTCTTGACCTGCTTGACCTCAGTGTATACAA atcaatcagTCCTCCAAGTGTTAGACCACCCCTTGCTTTGGAAGATGAGGAATTATTGCGGGATGACGTAGCAGCAACCCCTGTGAAAAATAATGGCATCAGAAGAAAAGAGCGGCCTACCGATAAAGGGGTTGCATGGCTGGTTAAAACGCAATATATATCTCCTCTTAGCATGGACTCTGCGAGACAG TCTTTAACTGAAAAACAAGCAAAAGAACTGCGGGAAATGAAGGGAGGTCGCAACATTTTGGACAACCTTAATGACAG GGAAAGACAAATCAAGGACATTGAGGCATCATTTGAGGCCTGCAAGTCACGCCCTGTTCATGCAACCAATAAGAATTTATACCCTGTCGAGATTCTACCTCTGTTGCCCGATTTTGAGCG GTATGAAGACCAATTTGTCCTTGCAGCATTTGATGGTGCTCCTACTGCTGATTCAGAAATCTACAGCAAATTGGACCAGTCCGGTCATGACGCTTATGAATCAAGA GCCATTATGAAAAGTTATAAGGTAACAGGCGCAGATCCAGCTAATCCAGAGAAATTTTTGGCTTACATGGTCCCTTCTCCAAATGAG CTATCAAAAGATCCGTATGATGAATCTGAAGATGTTTCTTATTCTTGGGTTCGCGAGTATCATTACGAT GTAAGAGGTGATGATGTGCATGATCCCACAACATACCTTGTTtcatttgatgaagaagaagcacgcTATGCG CCCCTTCCCACAAAGCTTGTCTTAAGGAAAAAGAGGTCCAAAGAGGGAAAAACCAGCGATGAGGTTGAACATTTTCCCGCACCTTCAAGAGTGACTGTCAGGCAGAGATCAACTGTTGCTGCAATTGAACTAAAGGATTCAGGG GATTATTCAAGGGGATCTGtgtcaaatttgaaaacaagaCGCTTTGATGTTGAGGATACCCTTGAAAGACCACGGAAGATTGCACGACATCAAGATATTGATGAATATAGTGGTGCTGAAGATGATTTATctgattaa